The genomic window GTCGCCTCTCACAAACTTGCCATTGAGATTCAATCAGGTATTTTGAATGAGGTGCGCACACAGCATAATACTCACGATGGCGCAGTGAGAGAAGGTCCTTTTTGGGTGTTAGCCGGTGCGCTTATGCCTTCAGTGCTTATTGAGATTGGCTATGCCTCGCATAAGAGTGAGGGCAAACTTATCGCAAAAAAAGACTATCAAAAGCTACTTGCTAAAGGTATAGCTAATGGTGTAGATGGATATTTTTTAAGAAATTATTAGAACCCTAAGGAGTGAGAATGAAACAACCTACGCGCATTACGATCATTTTTTCATCATTTTTTTTCTCTCTTTTTGTTTTTACTAGCCTTACGCTCTTTATTTCACAATTTTCACATTCTTTTTCGTATTTGTTTTTGATTTTTATGCGCGAGGACCAGCTCTTTGATCATTTAATTACATTTTTGTTTTTCTGTACCTTTGTGTTTTGTAGCGTATTCTTAATTCTTTCAAGTTGGCGTGAGGTGGGAGATTCGCTTAAGCATATTATTATGCTCATCATTGGAGTTATAAGCGTTTATATTGTGATACTAAAACTTGCCTATGTGCCAAAGCCAGAGGATATTATGGATATGTTTGCTATTGAGGGGAGTATTTATCATCGTGGGTTTCTTGAGCTTTTGGCGGATTATTTGCCTCACATTATGATTGTCTCTTGCGTATATATATTTTTTGTGTATCTGCCACTTTTATTTGAGATTTTTGCCCTGCGCCCTAACCGACATAGCAAGCTAGGCAGTGTGCTTGATAGTATGCGCCCCTCGATAAATATAGTCATAGTAATGCTTTTTGGGCTCTCCGTGCAGCCTTATTATTTCCGCGATAATATATATGCGTATATCGATATTTTGGCATTTATTATTGGCTTAATTTTACTTGTGTGGGTAATGATAAAACATAAGAAACCCTTTTCATTCTACGAATATATGAATTTTGCTCTGCTCATACTTGGCATCATTATGTGTTTTATTTGCACCTCTATGCTTTCTATTTCGGACAACTATTTGAATGCTCGTTATGCATTTTTGGTATTTGCTTTTGTAGGTTGGTGTGCCGAGTGGATGTATGAAGATACTAAACCAATTGAGGAGTAGCAATGGCGCTTGATATTTATCCCGCGATTGATTTAAAAGAGGGTAAGGCGGTTAGGCTTTTTAAGGGAGATATGCAGAGTGCTACTATCTATGGCGAGGCATTGGATTTTGCTAAAAAATTTGAAGATATGGGTGCGAAATATTTACATATTGTAGATTTAAATGGGGCATTTGCCGGAAAACCACAGAATTTGAAGGTGATTGAGCAGATTCTGTATTCTACATCGTTAAAAGTGCAGCTTGGCGGTGGGATTCGCAATGAGGAGAGTATTAGGACTTATACGCAAATGGGTGTATCAAGGGTGATACTCGGCTCTGTGGCGATGAAAGATTGGAATTTTACGAAGCGAATGGCGCAGGTTTATCCCATAGCTGTGGGGATTGACGCGCGTGATGGTAAGGTAGCAACACAAGGTTGGGCGCAAGAAAGCAGTATGGATTCAAATGAATTAGCAAAAAAATTTGCAGGAAGCGCAGTAGAGGCGATTATTTGCACTGATATTAATCGCGATGGTGCGCTAAGCGGTATCAATGTATCTTTTACGGAAAATATTGCTTCAAATAGCGGAATCTATACGATTGCGAGCGGTGGATTTGCAAGTATAGATGAACTAAATGCACTGAGTAAGAATCCACACATTAGTGGCGTTATCATAGGCAAGGCATTTTATGAGGGGAAAATAGACATTAAACAGGCTTTGAGGCTTTATGCTCACTAAAAATAATGTAAATTTCAAAAAATATATATGTGATTGTATGGATTTATACAAAAATATGCTAAAATGCCCCTTTTGTTTGTCTGTATTTAAACTAAGGAGATAACTTGAAACTACTAGTTGTTGATGATAGCTCCACAATGAGAAGAATCATAAAAAACACACTTCAACGTTTGGGATATGAAGATATTTTGGAGGCTGAACACGGCGTAGAAGCGTGGCAAATTATGGATACTACCGAAGGGATACAAGTGCTTATTACCGATTGGAATATGCCTGAAATGAATGGACTTGAGCTTGTCAAAAAAGTGCGTGCTGATGAGCGATATACATCTATCCCTATTATTATGGTTACAACAGAAGGTGGTAAGGCAGAGGTAATTACTGCGCTTAAAGCCGGAGTGAATAATTATATTGTGAAACCTTTTACACCGCAAGTGCTAAAAGAAAAGCTCGAAGTTGTGCTAGGTGTGAGTGAATAAACTACAAGCTTTTTATGGTGGATAAGCAGACATACTTTGAGATTATTATCCACCCAAATGATTTTTTGGAACAATTTGCTGAGTTTGTTATCAGTACGACCTCCGTTGCTATAGAATACCTCGACATCTCTCTTGTATCAAACCCTTTTGCTATCACTTACGAAGACTGCTCTTGGCAGAGTGCGGGGTTTAGTATTACAGAGGCAAAAGCCTCAAAACAAAACACACAGATTATTACCCGCTTAGATTACTTAGATGTGGAGGGCATACAGGCATTTTTGCAAACATTACGTGAGTTTAGCTCTATGCTTGCTCACAATACGCAGCAGGATATAGGCTTTTGCTATCATATAGAGGAAAAATCAAATTGTGATTGGATTAAGGCATATGAAGATTCTATTGAGCCAGTGATTTGTGGGGGATTTTATATTCGTCCATTATGGAAAGAATCTATTATTCAAGATGCTAAAAACATAAATATTGATGAAATACTGAAAGATCATATCGCACACACTACAGGTGTTGTAGATTCTCACCAAAACCTACGCGAGATTATCATTAATCCCGCCCTTGCCTTTGGCTCAGGACATCACGCAAGCACGGCGATGTGCCTTGAGTTTTTGAGTGAAATGGATTTGGAGGGCAAAACCTTGCTTGATGTTGGCTGCGGTAGTGGAATCTTGAGTATCGCAG from Helicobacter typhlonius includes these protein-coding regions:
- the hisA gene encoding 1-(5-phosphoribosyl)-5-[(5-phosphoribosylamino)methylideneamino]imidazole-4-carboxamide isomerase yields the protein MALDIYPAIDLKEGKAVRLFKGDMQSATIYGEALDFAKKFEDMGAKYLHIVDLNGAFAGKPQNLKVIEQILYSTSLKVQLGGGIRNEESIRTYTQMGVSRVILGSVAMKDWNFTKRMAQVYPIAVGIDARDGKVATQGWAQESSMDSNELAKKFAGSAVEAIICTDINRDGALSGINVSFTENIASNSGIYTIASGGFASIDELNALSKNPHISGVIIGKAFYEGKIDIKQALRLYAH
- a CDS encoding chemotaxis response regulator CheY, translated to MKLLVVDDSSTMRRIIKNTLQRLGYEDILEAEHGVEAWQIMDTTEGIQVLITDWNMPEMNGLELVKKVRADERYTSIPIIMVTTEGGKAEVITALKAGVNNYIVKPFTPQVLKEKLEVVLGVSE
- a CDS encoding 50S ribosomal protein L11 methyltransferase translates to MDKQTYFEIIIHPNDFLEQFAEFVISTTSVAIEYLDISLVSNPFAITYEDCSWQSAGFSITEAKASKQNTQIITRLDYLDVEGIQAFLQTLREFSSMLAHNTQQDIGFCYHIEEKSNCDWIKAYEDSIEPVICGGFYIRPLWKESIIQDAKNINIDEILKDHIAHTTGVVDSHQNLREIIINPALAFGSGHHASTAMCLEFLSEMDLEGKTLLDVGCGSGILSIAACKLGAKVYACDTDEFATQECHKNATLNDVALQGLWQGSIAQAPLHTPKQYDVIVANIVAFIVKLLHNDFKAKCAKNGVLILSGILDEYKFDIIDSFSSFEVLEVRSKDGWIALKLTCNN